A section of the Aigarchaeota archaeon genome encodes:
- a CDS encoding Mov34/MPN/PAD-1 family protein yields the protein MKRVLLKKDVLIALLGISRHLHPKETVVLLRGKETKQDIVLEEVLLAPASVYGDWFSEFRLDMLAIDFSIIGVAHSHPSGIPIPSVEDLNNMIGRVLVIVTAPYLNEKNIVAYNSKGESLQVVVDTNEG from the coding sequence ATGAAGAGAGTACTGCTTAAAAAGGACGTCCTGATCGCTCTTTTGGGGATTTCCAGACATCTTCATCCAAAAGAAACTGTAGTGCTCCTCCGGGGTAAGGAGACCAAGCAGGATATTGTCCTGGAAGAAGTTCTGCTAGCGCCCGCTTCAGTATATGGAGATTGGTTTTCCGAGTTTCGTCTGGACATGTTGGCAATAGATTTCTCTATAATCGGAGTAGCCCATTCTCACCCGTCTGGGATACCCATACCTTCAGTTGAAGACCTTAACAACATGATAGGCAGAGTTTTGGTTATAGTAACAGCGCCTTACTTGAATGAGAAGAATATCGTTGCGTACAATAGCAAGGGCGAGTCTCTACAAGTGGTTGTAGATACTAACGAAGGCTAA